The following DNA comes from Winogradskyella sp. PG-2.
AATCAATAATATTAGTATCACCAGCACACAGATCTAAAGTAGCGTCCATGCCTGCACTAGGTTGAATTAAAAATTCAACAAGTACCTCTAGGCGATTTGAGCTTTCACATGGGAGGTCTATCACTGTCGCATAGTAAGTTTCTCCATTGACTAAAGGTGTGTCTTCATCAAATGGTGATGCAGACGAAAAAGACGGGTACCATAAATTTGTACCACTTGCCACTAAATCACTTACTGTAGGTATATTATCAGGTGTAGCACAAAATTCTTGAATATTATTTCCGGTGGGTGGGGGTACTAATCCAATATTCACAAGCACTGCTAAACGAGATGTTCGGCAACCAGTTTCAGAATTTGATTGATCCGCATAATATATAGTATTATCTAGTATAATTTCAGTTACATCTAATGCAATACCACCAGAAGGGTCTATATACCAATTAACATCATTACCTATTGCTTCCAAATCAGCAATAGTCGCTTCAGAAGGATCTTCAACACATACACCTTGAAAACTTAAGCCAGTTGGTGGTCCGATTATTTCTACAGTAACTTCAATTCGTGATCCGCAATCGCCAGATGCATTATCTAAAAAATAACTTTGTCCATCTATTAATGAAATGTTATTTGCTAATGGTGTAGTTGAAGTTGATGAATCAAACCAACCAATACCTGCTCCTTGATCACTTGCTTGTAAATCTGAAATAAACAAAGATTCAAGATCACAAAAAGATTGAGAATTATCATCTACTGTAGGGCACTGAGTCCATCCAAATAAACTAGATAGAAAGCAAATAAATATTATTATAGCTTTAGAGGACTTAGGGTTATTCATTTATACAATTGTTCTTAGAAACACTATGTTATTGAATTAAGTAATAATTCATAACTCAATGTTTTAATATTAGTTTTCATCATATAAAATGATTAATTTGGACATAAATAATTAAAAATGCGTAATCAAAGGTATAAAAAAATATTTCGACAAAAAGATTATTTTTTCAGATAAAAAGTAGCTTTTTTAAGTTTTTCTTTTTTTGACCTTAAAATAAGTATTTCATCTAGTAAGTTATAATACGTTTAGTATTAGATTTTTCATCATATATATAAATTGAAACAGCTTCATTTTTTATTGAATTTCCATCTGAATTATACTTAAAATAAACTCCAGAAATTTCTGATTCTTTGTCATTAAAACCCATTATTCCATTATTTATTAATCTATTTAATACATCATAAGTGATGGAATAAGAGATATCTTTTATTGTATCAATACTTGGTGTCGAGCTAGGGCTAAAAGCCATAGGATATATCATTTTTAAAACTTTGAATCTATTCGAAGAAACTTCAGATTCATCAGGAATATTTTTGTAATCCAACACGGCCAATTGAATATCATAGTTACTAATCTCTCTGAGTAAAGTGTTTGAAGCACTTAAGAAAACACCAGTTTTATTACTCTCTATTAAAACATAATTTTTTCTATTCTTATCTAAAGAATTTACAAGTTCATTTGATTTAAAAGTGTTTTTTCTGTTCAGCTTAATCATATTAATATTAGGTATCATTTGTTGAATGACCCTAATATTGTTTATATTTTTATCGTTATGTAAACAAATAATATTTGCATTTTCGGAATTTAGAAAAGACAGCATTTTATATCTTAATATAGATTTAGTAGGTAATGTATTTAAATTGATTTCTTTTATTTCATCTCCTTCAGTGTAACTAATAGTATATTTACCATAATCTTCAGTATCCAATGAATTTTCAAAATTCACAATTGGTTGTATTTGATAAGAATTATTGTTGTTATCTGAATTAATTGTGATGTTTAGATTTGGATTTTCGGTTGATAAAGTATTTAAAGCTTTGTTCAATCCCTGAAAATATGATATTGATTTTTTTTGATTCTTACTACTAATATTAGATTGTCTCCAATCTATATTTGCGCTAAAAATGATTTTGTTAGTCGTTTTTTTAGAATCGTTTGTTGTTATTCCTATTGTTGACTTAATTTTAATACTATCACCTGCTATAACGCCATTTTTTAAATTTGGATTTAATTCAATTAATTTAAAATAAGATAGATTAGTTTTTTTTGATAGACTAAAAAGTGTTTCTTTAGGTTTAATTATATACCAATTATTTCCTTTCATTAAACTACTGTCATTATCACTAATGTTTATTGGTGTTTCTTCAGAATTATAATTTTTTGTATTCTTGATTAGAGAAATTTTATCTCCTGCTATTAGAGTATTAATTATTTTCGGGTTTATTTCTTCTAATTCTGATATAGATATATTAAATTTTTTAGATAGGCTAAATTTTGTATCGCCTTTTTGAATAATGTAAGTACTATCGTTTTTTACTAGATTCTCTTTTTTATCGCTTATATTCAAAGTTTGGTTAATGTAAATTATATTACCTTTAACATAGGGATTGAGTGCTCTTAAATTTTGTAATGGTAAATTATATAGTTTAGAAATACTCCATAATGTTTCTCCCTTTTTAACCTTATGTCCGTTATTGTTTATTGATTTTTCTTCAGTGATACTGTTAGATGGAAGTTTTAATTTATGTCCAGCCTGTAATCCATTTTTTATAATAGGATTAGAGTTTTCAAGCTGATTTATCGAAATTCCAAATTTTCTAGATATTCCAAATTTAGTTTCCCCTTTTTTTGACAACATATAAATTTGAATCGATTGAGTCATTGTTTTTGTAGCTAGCCTCATTGCCTGTCGGTATAGAAAGAATTTCACCAATTTTAATAATAATTCTAGAATTAGGATTTAACTTGTAAATTGCGTCAATAGTTGTATTGTATTTTAGTGATAATCGATATACATTTTCACCTCTTTTTACAGTGTGTTCAATCGTCTCATTCTGACTGTTCAATGAGAAAGAGATAAAAAATGCTATTAATAAGACCCTGCAGGAATTAACCATAAAATAATAATATATTCTATAAAAATATCTAATTACCTTTGGATTGTGTCCTAATTAGATTCTATTTATTAAGAGGTTATGAACAGTTTTAAAATTCTGAAGTCATATGAAATGTAATACTAGGATATTTTTGTTGAGACATTTGTAAAGAAAACATAGAGTCTGCTAAAAATACCAGTTGATTTTGTTTGTCTCTTGCTAAAAAACGTTGTTTAACTCTCAAGAATTCTTTAAATTCATCACTCTTTTCATTATCCGTATGTATCCAACAAGCTTTGTGTACGTTTAAATTTTCATAAGTACACTTTGCACCATATTCATGCTCTAATCGATATTGAATCACTTCATATTGAAGCGCCCCAACAGTACCAATAACTTTTCGACCATTAAGATCTAAAGTGAATAATTGTGCTACACCTTCATCCATTAGCTGGTCTATACCCTTGTATAGTTGCTTAGCCTTCATTGGGTCTGCGTTATTGATGTATCTAAAGTGTTCTGGTGAAAAGCTAGGTACTCCTTTATAATTTATAATTTCACCTTCAGTCAACGTATCACCAATTTTAAAGTTTCCTGTATCTTGAAGCCCAACAATATCTCCTGGATAAGAAATATCTACAATTTCCTTCTTTTCGGCAAAAAATGCATTTGGACTAGAGAATTTTAGTTTTTTGTTATGCCTTACATGGAGGTAGGGAGTATTTCGTTTAAATTCACCAGATACAATTTTTATAAAAGCTAATCTATTTCTATGATTTGGATCCATATTTGCATGTATTTTAAATACAAATCCAGTAAACTTTTCTTCATCGGGCCTAACTAAACGCTCTTCACTTTGTTTTGCTCTTGGTTTAGGTGCAATTTCAACAAAGCAATCAAGTAATTCTCTAACACCAAAATTATTTAAAGCTGAACCAAAAAATACAGGTTGTAAGTCACCGTTTAAATAGTCTTCCTTGATAAATTCAGGATAAATACCCTCTACAAGTTCTATTTCATCTCTTAGTGTTTGGGCAGCGATATCTCCAATTAAATCATTTAATTTTGAAGAGGTTAGATCATTAATCTCTATGGTATCATTAATATCCTTTTTACTATCGCCACTAAAAAGATTCACGTTCTTTTCCCATAGATTATATATACCTTTAAAGTCATAACCCATACCAATTGGAAAACTCAGAGGTGTAACTTTCAGACCTAACTTTTGTTCTACTTCATCTAAAAGATCAAAAGCATCTTTACCTTCACGATCAAGTTTATTTATAAAAACTATCATTGGAATGTTACGCATTCTACAAACTTCAACTAATTTTTCAGTTTGCTCCTCTACACCTTTCGCAACGTCTATAACAACAATAACGCTATCTACAGCAGTTAAAGTTCTAAATGTGTCTTCAGCAAAATCTTTGTGACCTGGAGTATCTAAAATATTAATTTTAATACCATTATATTCAAAAGCTAAAACAGAAGTGGCAACGGAAATTCCACGTTGACGTTCTATTTCCATAAAGTCACTGGTGGCACCTTTTTTAATTTTATTGCTTTTTACTGCTCCAGCCTCTTGTATTGCACCACCAAATAAAAGTAGTTTTTCGGTTAATGTTGTTTTACCAGCATCTGGGTGAGATATAATACCAAAAGTGCGTCGTCTTTCTATTTCTTTTAAAAAACTCATGAAGCATAATTATTAAGCGATTGCAAATATAATGAGTTCAAGAGTATTAATAGATTTAATTCAATAGTATGTTATAAAATTTAAAGTTATCAATTTTGATAGTAAATACATACATATTAATCTTTTTCGTATTTTTACATTAAGAAAATTTTAAGACTAGTTTTCTTATTGTTTTTTGTGGTTGATTAATAGCAAATCTCTTCACAATATAGTATTAAGTCTGATTATTTTTAAATTTTTAATGTGACATTAAGACACTTCAAGGTGTCTTACAATGTAGATTGTGTTTATAAGATATTCTATAATTGACATTGAATAATCTTACAAAAAATTTGTTTTTTACACTTTAACGAATATATTTGCACTTTATCGATAAGAATAATTATCGTTTATATGTAAATTTGAATTATACATCAACTATATAATACTATGAAAATCTCTACGCGATTCTCTGTCAAAAAGAACACTATTTATAATTTGCTTAAATATCGAGTGTTAAATAATTTATTTCAATTAGATATAAAAGCCTATTTAGTATATGGTTTTTTCTTATCATTTCTAATGATGAGTGCCCAAGAGGAAGTAACAACAATATATGGTGATCAAGGAGGTTTTTTTACATCTTCAACTGTTACACCTCTTACAGCAACAGATTCAAATAACCTACTAGGCTTTACAGCGGACGGAGTAACCTATTCAACTGGGGTTGATGATTCGGTTTTAACCTCCAATGGCATAACATTTACAGCTGCTAACTTTTTTGCTTTTCCTATACCAGGTGTAATTAATTATAATACACTGGAATTGTTAGGGGTAGCTTATAATTGGGGTGGTGTAAATCAAACTAATCTCCCTACAGATTACATTAACAGTTTCTCGCCAATAGTACCTACTAATTTTGTTAAGGATGGAACTAATGGTTTAGAAATGAGTACTAATTTTTTCAACATTAATGCTCAAGATATTGAGTATGATGATTTAACAGTACTTTCAACAGCAAACATTAATGATAATATACCAGATATAATTGTAAATCAAACAGGGGCGCCTGGAAGTAGCAGCGATACATTTAGATTTGTAGATAACCTTGGTAATACTGTAGGTAATTCAGTTGTTGTAGATTTTTCATCTACTCCTGTTGTGGCAGGTGTAGATTGGACCATTTACCGTGTAAATACTAATACAGGTTCGGTAGATAGCGCATTTGGCGTAAATACCTTCAGAGATTATAGAGTTTTATCATTTTTATTGAGTGATTTTGGAATTACAGTAGTAAATTCACCACAAATAGTAGGATTTGTTCATAGTACATCTGGTGGTACTGATATTGCTTTTACAGCATATAATTCTGATACTTTAGGTTTTGGTTCTTCTGTAGATTTAAATATAACCACGAGTATACTGTCTTCAACAAGTTTGTGTGCAACTACTGTAGTAGATTTAGTTTCTACGGTTACAAATGCTAGTGGTAATGATAATAATGGTTTTGTCGTAGAAGCACCATTACCTTCAGGATTAAGTTATGCAAATAGTACTGCGGTTTTTTCATCTGGTTCTGGATCAGCTACTTATGATACGATTTTAAATGAATGGGTGATTTTTGGCTTACAAGCAGGTGAGAGTGTAATTTTAACTCTACAAACGTCAGTGTCTTCGATAACATTGCCATTGTCATATAATGCTCAAATTACGAATTTGTCTCAGACAGATACTGATCTTAGTAATAATACATCTAGTATTTCTGAGAACGATATTGATTGTGATGGTATATATGATTCAGGAGATGTAGATAATGACAATGATGGTATTTTAGATACCGTTGAAGATGAAAATTTAGATTTAGATAATGACCCTTTGACTAACCCAACTGATACAGATGGTGATTTAATACCAGATTACCTTGATTTAGATAGCGATAATGATGGTATTTATGATGTTGATGAAGCAGGTAATACAGCATTAGATACAAATAATGATGGTGTGGTTGATACTAATGATGCAGGCTTTACAGATTTAGATACAAATGGAGCAGATGATGATGCTGAAGCTACAACACCAATAGATACAGGTATTGATGGAAGTTTCGATTTTCAAAATACAGATAGTGATGGAGATGGATGTAGTGATGCAAATGAGGCGTACAATAATGCTAATGCAGATGGTAGTGACGGAGGTCAATTTGGCACTATCGATCCAGCTACAGTAAATCCAACAAATGGTTTAGTTACCGAAACAGGAGTTGATTATACTCTAGGGACAAACGCTTCTGTAATTGATGATTTGATATCAGTATGTATTTGTGATATCACGAGTATATCTTCGTCTAATATCGATGCATGTAATGATAACGGTACTACATCTAATATAATAGATGATACTTTTACAGCTGATATAACTGTTGTTTTTACCAGTAAGCCAGGTTCTGGAACTTTAGATTTAACTGGTGATGGTACAGCATCAGTTTCAATAATTGGTTTAACATCACCACATACTTTTGTGGATGTTGTGTTGCCAGCAGATGGCAGAATTATAGATTTAACAGCAACATTTTCGGCTGATGGCGCATGTACATTTACTAACACAAATGTATTAACGGCCCCATTTGAGTGTAGTGATGATGCATGTCCAGATATAATTCCAACAGGAAATCCAACGACAGCTATAACAACAGGTGTAACTTTTGATATTACGGGAACTGGTCCAGCTTCAGGTGCTATTTTGAATTCTATATCAGTAGCAGGAGAGCCAAATCCATTTACGGAGTATTACATACCTACAGCAGTAAGTTATGGATTCACAAATGAGGATGCATTAAATCAGTATATTTTAGACGGTGTAACAGCAGGTCCTACAATTGATGATGGTCCAGGAGTATTTGATCCAGCATTATTAGCAACATTTTCAGATAGAGATTTAACAAACTACTTATCGACAAATAACAGTATTGATCCTGCTGATTTCACTGAGATTTATTATGATGCACCAATTAGTGCCGCATCGAATAGATACCTTGTTATGACGGAACGTGATGGTAATAACACGTACGAAGTTCAAGCCTTAGATGCTGCAGGAGATCCTACAGGATCAGTAAGGACAGCATTTATACCAAACTATATAGATACAGGAATTACTACTACTGTGCCTGGTCAAAACATATTTGCAAATATTTATCCTTTAACTGCATTTGTAGGATCTGGTAATGATATTCATGGCTTTAGAATTACTTATAGATCAAGTAGTGTTGGAGATGGTGGTGATGGGAAAGCTTTTATTTTTTATGATCCGTCTTTCTTAACACCTCCACCGACAATAGAACCGACAACGTCTGCAGTACAGCCAACGTGTCCATCTAATGAGGGCTCAATAACAATTGATGCTACAGATAATGGTGGTGGAACAATAGAGTATAGCGTTAATGGTGCCGCAGGTCCATGGCAGACGTCAAATGTATTCAACAATTTAATACCAGGAACTTATACACCAGCTGTAAGATATCAATCAACAATAACATGTTTGGCAGTGTCTAACAACCCAATTACTTTAGATGGTTTAGATTGTCCAAGTATCGAAGCAGTCAAGACTGTAGCGATTACTAATGATGTAGCGCCAGCTGGTGCGAGTTTAGGGGATACAGTCACTTATACAATTACTGTAGCAAATACAGGAAATGTAACCTTAGATGGTGTTGGTATTGTAGATACGTTTGAGGATGCTAATGGAAATACTTTAACCTTAGCTACAGGTCCAACGTTTGTAAGCACTAACCAAGTAGGTGGTGTAGATGGTACTTTACGAGTAGGGGAGATAGCGACTTATACAGCGACTTATGTTATTGAGCAAGATGCAGTAGATGCAGGAGGCTTTAGTAACAGTGTATTAGCAGATGGTGATAGTCCAATGGATACTAATGTCGATGACACGAGTGATGATGACGATGATTTAGATGGTAATACGGATGATGATCCAACAGAAACAACAATATCAGAAGATCCAAGTATCGAAGCCGTTAAGACTGTAGCGATTACTAATGATGTAGCGCCAGCTGGTGCGAGTTTAGGGGATACAGTCACTTATACAATTACTGTAGCAAATACAGGAAATGTAACCTTAGATGGTGTTGGTATTGTAGATACGTTTGAGGATGCTAATGGAAATACTTTAACCTTAGCTACAGGTCCAACGTTTGTAAGCACTAACCAAGTAGGTGGTGTAGATGGTACTTTACGAGTAGGGGAGATAGCGACTTATACAGCGACTTATGTTATTGAGCAAGATGCAGTAGATGCAGGAGGGTTTAGTAACAGTGTATTAGCAGATGGTGATAGTCCAATGAATACTAATGTCGATGACACGAGTGATGATGACGATGATTTAGATGGTAATACGGATGATGATCCAACAGAAACAACAATATCAGAAGATCCAAGTATCGAAGCCGTTAAGACTGTAGCGATTACTAATGATGTAGCGCCAGCTGGTGCGAGTTTAGGGGATACAGTCACTTATACAATTACTGTAGCAAATACAGGAAATGTAACCTTAGATGGTGTTGGTATTGTAGATACGTTTGAGGATGCTAATGGAAATACTTTAACCTTAGCTACAGGTCCAACGTTTGTAAGCACTAACCAAGTAGGTGGTGTAGATGGTACTTTACGAGTAGGAGAGATAGCGACTTATACAGCGACTTATGTTATTGAGCAAGATGCAGTAGATGCAGGAGGGTTTAGTAACAGTGTATTAGCAGATGGTGACAGTCCAATGGATACTAATGTCGATGACACGAGTGATGATGACGATGATTTAGATGGTAATACGGATGATGATCCAACAGAAACAACAATATCAGAAGATCCAAGTATCGAAGCCGTTAAGACTGTAGCGATTACTAATGATGTAGCGCCAGCTGGTGCGAGTTTAGGGGATACAGTCACTTATACAATTACTGTAGCAAATACAGGAAATGTAACCTTAGATGGTGTTGGTATTGTAGATACGTTTGAGGATGCTAATGGAAATGCTTTA
Coding sequences within:
- a CDS encoding LysM peptidoglycan-binding domain-containing protein, translated to MRLATKTMTQSIQIYMLSKKGETKFGISRKFGISINQLENSNPIIKNGLQAGHKLKLPSNSITEEKSINNNGHKVKKGETLWSISKLYNLPLQNLRALNPYVKGNIIYINQTLNISDKKENLVKNDSTYIIQKGDTKFSLSKKFNISISELEEINPKIINTLIAGDKISLIKNTKNYNSEETPINISDNDSSLMKGNNWYIIKPKETLFSLSKKTNLSYFKLIELNPNLKNGVIAGDSIKIKSTIGITTNDSKKTTNKIIFSANIDWRQSNISSKNQKKSISYFQGLNKALNTLSTENPNLNITINSDNNNNSYQIQPIVNFENSLDTEDYGKYTISYTEGDEIKEINLNTLPTKSILRYKMLSFLNSENANIICLHNDKNINNIRVIQQMIPNINMIKLNRKNTFKSNELVNSLDKNRKNYVLIESNKTGVFLSASNTLLREISNYDIQLAVLDYKNIPDESEVSSNRFKVLKMIYPMAFSPSSTPSIDTIKDISYSITYDVLNRLINNGIMGFNDKESEISGVYFKYNSDGNSIKNEAVSIYIYDEKSNTKRIITY
- a CDS encoding peptide chain release factor 3, translating into MSFLKEIERRRTFGIISHPDAGKTTLTEKLLLFGGAIQEAGAVKSNKIKKGATSDFMEIERQRGISVATSVLAFEYNGIKINILDTPGHKDFAEDTFRTLTAVDSVIVVIDVAKGVEEQTEKLVEVCRMRNIPMIVFINKLDREGKDAFDLLDEVEQKLGLKVTPLSFPIGMGYDFKGIYNLWEKNVNLFSGDSKKDINDTIEINDLTSSKLNDLIGDIAAQTLRDEIELVEGIYPEFIKEDYLNGDLQPVFFGSALNNFGVRELLDCFVEIAPKPRAKQSEERLVRPDEEKFTGFVFKIHANMDPNHRNRLAFIKIVSGEFKRNTPYLHVRHNKKLKFSSPNAFFAEKKEIVDISYPGDIVGLQDTGNFKIGDTLTEGEIINYKGVPSFSPEHFRYINNADPMKAKQLYKGIDQLMDEGVAQLFTLDLNGRKVIGTVGALQYEVIQYRLEHEYGAKCTYENLNVHKACWIHTDNEKSDEFKEFLRVKQRFLARDKQNQLVFLADSMFSLQMSQQKYPSITFHMTSEF